In the genome of bacterium, one region contains:
- a CDS encoding DUF5343 domain-containing protein, which produces MNRVRQLQLKRIDTPTLVKWGSTKYDASSILSAFKFLNLIDDQGKVTENYTALRPDATYKDQLSRIVRSAYARLFELHGDSFEGKNRKDIADTIILDDAYPETAKKSADKAASLFIWLCSQSGIATGSKDATAKVVGATRASSEVKRPAIKPAATKTPPAPTQISQVSGFPLSVSLVITPANTEAEIYEMFRKLNNTLKRLEDENSSN; this is translated from the coding sequence CTGAATCGCGTGAGGCAGCTACAACTTAAGAGAATTGACACTCCGACTCTCGTTAAATGGGGAAGTACAAAGTATGACGCTTCTTCAATTTTGTCGGCTTTCAAGTTTCTAAACTTAATTGATGATCAAGGCAAAGTCACCGAAAACTATACGGCCCTGCGCCCCGATGCAACATATAAAGATCAATTGTCTCGAATTGTACGCAGCGCTTATGCCCGGCTGTTTGAACTCCATGGAGATAGCTTTGAGGGCAAAAATCGTAAGGATATTGCGGACACCATCATACTTGATGATGCATACCCAGAAACCGCTAAAAAAAGCGCCGACAAAGCCGCGAGCCTTTTTATCTGGCTGTGCTCCCAATCCGGGATAGCAACCGGGAGTAAGGATGCCACCGCTAAAGTGGTCGGAGCTACGCGGGCATCATCTGAGGTGAAGCGCCCCGCGATCAAACCCGCCGCGACGAAAACCCCTCCCGCTCCGACACAGATATCTCAAGTATCCGGATTCCCTTTAAGTGTGTCCCTAGTGATCACGCCTGCTAATACCGAAGCGGAAATTTATGAGATGTTCCGGAAGCTTAATAACACACTAAAACGACTTGAAGATGAAAACAGTTCCAACTAG
- a CDS encoding DUF5343 domain-containing protein, translating into MNDTKPSENKQKTSPPYLSVGKLAQLFGLISTRNFQEIQPGELTHYGYGESDGYVAVTSLRFLGLLNSKNQVQEVAKKLHLKGDARTEAIAELVKSAYAKLLERMPTAYSLPADELHNEFIVTYGITPRLARTAVPAFLWLAEEGGLKEPSGTISKSQETKRSVPKAATKIPVKKAKKQIEPSHDSHGALNFEFKGGVRLIIPNSGHQLSAAIAQGELKMISEEINKFVEKHLTTKE; encoded by the coding sequence ATGAATGATACAAAACCATCGGAAAACAAGCAGAAAACATCTCCTCCTTATCTAAGCGTCGGAAAGCTGGCTCAACTTTTCGGACTCATCTCGACTCGTAATTTCCAGGAAATCCAACCGGGAGAACTCACGCACTATGGATACGGTGAAAGTGACGGCTACGTAGCGGTTACCTCATTAAGATTCTTGGGGCTTCTAAACAGTAAAAACCAAGTTCAGGAGGTCGCAAAGAAACTGCATTTGAAAGGCGATGCTCGCACAGAAGCAATCGCTGAACTCGTAAAATCTGCGTACGCTAAGCTTCTCGAGCGAATGCCCACGGCTTATTCCCTACCGGCAGATGAACTACATAATGAATTCATCGTCACTTATGGAATAACTCCACGGCTCGCGCGAACAGCAGTGCCCGCATTTTTGTGGCTTGCAGAAGAAGGAGGGCTCAAAGAACCCAGTGGAACAATCAGCAAGTCCCAAGAAACAAAACGTTCGGTTCCAAAGGCGGCTACGAAGATCCCCGTTAAGAAAGCCAAAAAGCAGATCGAACCCTCTCACGACAGCCATGGAGCTTTGAATTTTGAATTCAAAGGTGGCGTGCGATTGATAATCCCTAACTCGGGCCATCAACTCTCTGCTGCCATCGCTCAAGGTGAACTTAAGATGATTTCAGAAGAGATCAATAAGTTCGTCGAAAAACACTTAACAACTAAAGAATAA